A DNA window from Herpetosiphonaceae bacterium contains the following coding sequences:
- a CDS encoding PHB depolymerase family esterase, with protein sequence MRRNRPHQTAQGRLHARPAEPQQTAPHGLHPLGLDAGRDGLLYVPATYQADRSMPLVVMLHGAGGNARHGLAPLRELADTTGLILLAPEARRQTWDVLFGQYGPDIRFIDQALQQTFSRYAIDPARLAIGGFSDGASYALSVGITNGDLFTHIIAFSPGFMVPDEQRGMPRLFISHGIHDDVLPIDRCSRRIVPQLEQAGYDVRYHEFDGPHTVPLEIAREAVAWFTA encoded by the coding sequence ATGAGAAGGAACAGACCGCACCAGACCGCACAGGGTCGTCTGCACGCGCGGCCAGCGGAGCCGCAGCAGACCGCGCCGCATGGCCTCCATCCGCTGGGCCTGGATGCTGGCCGCGACGGCCTGCTGTATGTGCCTGCCACGTACCAGGCGGATCGCTCGATGCCCCTGGTGGTGATGCTGCACGGCGCGGGTGGCAACGCCCGGCATGGCCTTGCGCCGCTGCGTGAGCTGGCCGATACGACGGGGCTGATCCTGCTCGCGCCCGAAGCCCGACGCCAGACCTGGGATGTGCTCTTTGGTCAGTACGGCCCCGACATTCGCTTCATCGACCAGGCGTTGCAACAGACCTTTAGCCGGTACGCGATCGATCCGGCGCGCCTCGCGATCGGCGGCTTCTCCGATGGAGCGTCCTACGCGCTCTCGGTCGGCATCACCAACGGCGATCTCTTCACCCATATCATCGCCTTCTCGCCCGGCTTTATGGTCCCGGATGAGCAGCGGGGCATGCCGCGCCTGTTCATCTCACACGGCATCCACGACGATGTTCTGCCGATCGACAGGTGCAGCCGCCGGATCGTGCCGCAGCTTGAGCAGGCCGGCTACGATGTGCGGTATCATGAGTTCGACGGCCCGCACACCGTCCCGCTGGAGATCGCCCGCGAGGCGGTGGCGTGGTTTACTGCCTGA